The genome window ttttctgaataatcacttaatttttctaacaaaagtgatatattatttccaaGAGGtgtatctttatttttattgtaattCCATGGCTTATTTGCTATAGAATTATTGTTTTCATATTTACTATAagataaataattttttttttctttcccTAAACTATATTGATTATTCGCTTTATCCATAAGATTATTATTTGCATTGAACAAtctattgttattattattattgttatattcatttttaatattgctgttcagaaaattatttcctaatttttgattataatttatgtaGCTTGTTTGATCAAAATTTGTATCCGTTTTTAGTATATCTTTATGATAATCATAATtagtattatatttataagaggatataaaattattatcttttgtttcatattttttgtataaataattatttttttgttgatttatattatatttatctttgttcataatatatgacTTGTTCAGAACATTGTCTGAATCATTTTGGCCAATTTCTTTATCATGAATAAAATCTTTATTTTGGTCAtcttttgtaaaaatataattattatcaaaaatattatttgtttctatgtttgtttttattttatttttgattgAATCATCTgtgtttatatttgtttttgtattttcaaaattataattattaaaaagtggtttatttgatatattattaaaggTGCTTAAATTTGTGTTCATTTCTTCTGACTTGTTCATACCCAAAATGTTTCGTTGTCCAAATCGTGTGTtcatattatcattaattAAAGTTtgttcattattatttccataaAGTTCATTATTTAGgggattattttttgtaaaatttttaaaaggcAATGGTGGcaattgtttatttaaattcaaATTGTATGTATTGTTTCCTTTAGtgtgaatattttttttgtttacattatgaaaaagattaatattatttattcctAAATTTAAAGGATCATCACTTGTAAAATTTTtgctaaaaatattttcctcTTGTAAATTTGAATCTAATCTCGAATCTAAACAAGAGGGTAATGTTTTTATAGAACCCGTATCATATATTccatttttgttattatctGTGTcatttgtaaattttttaataatattattaaaaatatttgtattttttttttcagaaaaaatattatttttatcattatcatcataataatttgttctTTGAAAAGAAGTAGGGTCTGCATTGATACTTGAAGATTTAtgattaaataaattatgatCATTTCTGTGAAACATAGATTGAtctattttgttaattttattagaaAATGTATTATAGATAGCACCTGGTAAACTTTGAGGTTGATTATATTGTCTATTTCGTGTAATAATATCACTATATTGATGATTCATATTTGTAGTATTAATTgtgttttcattttgttgaTTATGGGTAGAAAAGTTgtacatattattttctgtTCCTAAAGAGGGATTATTCGACATAAAGTTTTGagtatcatttttttttttaataaatatagatcCTAATTTGTCGTCTTTATTATGTGGAATACTTGAAATGCTACTAGCAGTACTTGCAATATTACaatcataattattatttgttgctttataattatgattATCCAAAAGACCATacttttttcttaaatttgtataaaacaaatcattattttttattttattattataattttctttttttacaatattaCTATCTTCAAAATTTGTTATAATATTcgaatttaaattatttttttgttcataaGAATTTAAAGACAAAGTCGTTTCATTTGTTCCGTAATTACGATTGTTTACCATCAAATTGGAATAGTGTGGGTTATTATTAAGAGTTATAGATGAATTCTTTTCCAAGTTTGAAATGATTTTTCCAGGCATAGATCTCGGGTTTACAGGAATATTAATAGGAAACGTTGTCATatcatttttgttatatattttatttctaaaattattgttaatataattttgatgaTTATTCGGCTTATATAGATCGTAATTATCAAAGGGTTTATTGTGCATCTCAGATGGGTTagtattaaatttaaaattttcttttacatcattatatttactatCATACTtgttttcatatatattattttggagatttatttttgtgcCCACTCGAGAAAATTCAGTATTTCGTAGCTCAGAATTTTTGAAAAGATTGTTGAATTCGTTATAAGTGTTTCCATCATTGTAATTTAATTTGTCAATAaaatcatcatttttatttgtaccATTATAAAGTGATGATATATTATCTTTAGGATATGTTCCTTCTACTAATCGTGTTGTATCTGAAATGCTATCGCTCAAATAGTTGTATggtttattttcatatccATTTTTAGAATATTGAGTAAGAttagaatatttattaccACATAAATTACTTGATGTGTCAAATGGAACATCCTGCATGTTCAtatgttttaaattattataataatcaaCAAAGGAATGACTTCTTTTTCCTTTTGGATTATCACGATGGTATTTTTGATCATCTTCTTtggaattttttaaatctcTATCTTCAGTATTAGAAAAATTGTACTTATCATTTAattcaatattttctttataatgaaaatagttatcatttctaaaattatttttattaaatacaTTTGGTGTTTCATTAAGTTTTTCAAATGAATTTAAATCATCACAAAGATTCGTATTATGATTTCCTTCAAAATTTGAGTTTtctttgtttatatattttgtctTTTTATCTAATATTCCAGTATTCGAAGTATATTCACTGATCATATTTGCgtatatattatctttAGAATAACTATCGTGTATGTCATCATTTAAACTCgagttatatttttttgttgggctttgaattataatattttttaataaatttatttttttttccatttttatttcattttcatcattttctttgttTCTGAAGGATAGTATGTTTGGATAGAGCAAATGATTTTTGTTTGTCATTccattttgattttttgaataaaatgAGGAACGTTGTTCagaataattttcattattgtATGGATTCATAACTTTTGAATTATTCTGATTATCGTAAAGATACTTATGTTTATCGTCATTGTTTGCCCCAACTTTATCAAAAGGACAATTATCATTGTTAAAGCtgttaaaatttttttctgattgtttttcattatttctTATGTAATCACTATATGGTCTATTTGAGTTTAAACAATTGTAATTTGAATTTATAGGTTCTTTATTTACGTTCAAATTTTCATCTAACATGCTATTAACATTGTCAGCATTGGCTCCTGATATTATGTTAtaattgtaattttttaatttgttgtcataataaaaattggcatcattatttttataggtattataaataaattgaaaattattttgattatcACCACTTCCCAAATCTTGGTTAGATAAAGGGAATGCCCTAACATTCAAGTTGGAACTATTAGCTCGACGAtcattcatataattattatcattataattcATACCATATTTatcactatttttatatttagcTCCGTTAATGTTTGTTTCATATTCTctattaaattttgtatagTTATATGATGTATCTTTtgtattatcatttttataactacgaaaattatttgtattattttgcTGATTGTAATGATATGGATTATTATTGGATAACCCATCGGTATGTTTTCCATTGGTTACATTATTGATATTGctattataattatcttcttcttcatctagaattttaatgttatttaaattaaagttttttcttttaaactcatttgcattattatatgtcAAATTgctgtatatattattatatgcatcattattaatattatatagttCTTTTTTTTCGGATTTGCTGCCTTTCTGCCCCATACTTATTAACGcacatgtttttttattaatgttagaatatgttttatttttgtgcATGTATTGATCATATCCATGCGCGATGGGTTCGTTAAAATCGTTCACCTCGTCGTTACAAAAGGTGTTGTATATATCACAATTATATcgattattttgaaaataattttgatttttattaaaatgtgtattatatatatgattgtTTAAACCACTGAAATTGTTGTTCATATGcaaattcatattttcttttttatgaatatacatttttttttcattcttCCACTATGGATAATGTAGCGTTGTcctatataattatttttttttaaagcaTTAACTTTTTGGAATTATCATAGCTTACTATCAAATCGATGTGTTatcttatttatttaacaCTTGCTCAttcttataaaaaaaaatataaattattgaaaaatattatggcacaaacaattttaatagaTCAAAGGCAAATAAGATAACCATATGACGTATTTTAACTATCTAGAacataaattttcaaagaatttaaaaaatgtataaattatgaaaaaaaattttgaatattcttgaaaaaataaagaaatcaAAAATAGAAGTATAGACAATAATTCACCAGCATTTTGCAAGTAGCCAATTGACTGCAATTAGTTGTTATTCCAGTGCTAtattacaatattttttaaaataatgaaatagcaccgtgttttttttatgtgtgTTAATATCATAAGCACTGGAGCTCAATTTTGTTCATCTTATTAATTTGTGAGTTTGTTTTATCTTCTTTTTGttatcttctttttttaattaaatttcaaaatttaaaaactaTGAAAATCTGAAAGACAACTTAAATGCAATTTTCATTCATTCGTACTGATCTCGTATATTTGCATgccattattttttaaataaattatgcGGCTTtggaaaaattatataaaagtatgtgcacatatatgtattccTTGCGAACCTTTGCATACAAATATAGGATTGTACATATGCAAtgttcaaaatatttagggacaaattaaaaaaaaatatatataatatttatgagTCAAATATATGTAGATATGAAAATGTGCAAAtaggaaatatataatgaatatatatataaagctAATCACgggataaaaaaaataaatattgcGAATTAGCAAATGCTAccaaaataaacatatatttcaaaCACATATActgaaaagaaaaaagaaatattaaaatatttatacaaaaaatataatatgcatatttacGGTGTTTATTTGTGTATGTGCGAAATACACATATAAACAGGAAACTggcatatttttattgcatAAGCATGGCATGCTCGTTAAATGAAACacataaatgtatatattatgcatgaggatatatatgtatgcatgtatataattaacaGAAAATTTTCccttttaatatatacaagaaacatatcataaaaaatatatgcatattaatatataatataaaaaaaatatgaaaatacgaaaaaaaaaaaaacactaAGCGCCTTATTGTCAGTGATACaaataatcaaaaataatgataaaaatgataaataaaaataaaacactttattatacatataattatttttatatacgaaaatggaaaataataaattaaacatAAACTAATATGAAATATGCCTTAATCAATTTTTCGGTCaccttaaaaatattggaaaaaaaatattgtgtGTGCAATATTTAGGgatgcaaaaaaataataaaaggaaaataataaaattaaataaaataaaaagcataaaaaaagagaaatatatatatataataaataaaatacaaaagaAATCACAAATAAGGAAAATAAGAATTAAAGCAaactaaataaataatataaatttacaCTTGGCTTTATTAACTATATGCATGTGTATATGATAGACAAAGGAAATACTTAAGTTCCCTAAAAATTTGTTTGcgtaaaattttttaattatgataagaataaaatatgaatatagggtataataaataatactattatatagtcatgtttgtatattttaaaaggttaattatgattttttttttttttgaacaAGTTAACACAAACAATTATACGATTGTGTGTTAATGTAGcttataaaaacatatagcAAAAATTTTAACATTAAAGATtgcatatttaaaaaaaaaatcaataaattatataattgacAAGTtgattaataatatattaaaaagtatatgacaaaataaaagataatatAGCTGTCTAAATGCGGTTCggaggaaataaaaataatagggGAAAATAtcatacattttttttgcttttttcataattttgaaatatttttactataATAAACCAACAGACggtaaaaatattattaacatgTTCATAAGTATTAGTACCTAAACATATATCAACTAAACGAAtgttttttaacaaaagaATGATATCTCTTTTTAAGTCCATTGGCAATTTATAAATGTCGTTTTTTAACTTCTCACTAATCAATGACAACCAAATACTTTCTTTTGTGAAgctaaaaattaaaaataaaattatgtaaaaaaaagaatttttatgcataatgtatttttgtttaattatataaaatatgtacaaaattatattgtaAGAACAACTATACATTTATAATGGCTAGATTTATGAACAGCAAGCTTAAAATGCATGTATTTTCAATGTTTTATTCTTATTCCttttatatgaaattttttcatataaggAAATTAGCtaataattattacttAAAGTTATAAAGAGATGTTGTGGGATTGTctataaacaatttaagTTCTGGCATGTTTTTCAGCACGCTTACAAATTCAGAGGCAACTACTTTCCATTTTAGCaattttctataaaaaaaaaatgaattatatgTGCACACACATTTTTGGGGGGAATATTATGatactaaataaaatatttagtGAGAATATTAAAGTTAAGGTAACTTACTCGTTGTTATAGTATGTTCGCAAAAATTTGATGAGGCTATTTATTTGCACACCTTTTTTTGTAGTATCATTTAATCtgcgaaaaaaaaaaaattggaaaTATGCCATGTTTATgggaatatatatatgtaaatactTTTCCCAATAAATAggtgaaataaatatatagaaaaacaAATACTGTGGTAAATTTACGTAAAATATTACTGCTTATAATGAGGAAGGTATATGGGGGGAATAGTTTTCGAGTAACATGGGGGTATTCCGTAtccatataaaaaaacaaatatattttttaaatcatgtaatatagaatttttaaaataattttcattaaaatttgaTGTGTCAATAATTAATTCtctaaaataattatgtatatatttaactatatattttatatatgttatttgtataaattttttttttaatttttttgtattggaaataaattttaaaatgtttataaatGGTATATAACCTATAATATcgtatttatatataataatattttgttctttaatttttgatgAATAATTTGTAAATGTTTCTTCAAATAAGATATTACGTAAGGCATAGTCACATGTTAATTTATTGTTTGTGTGCATTTTGTATtgattattaatataaggtatctttattttatcatcatcAAAATCGCTAGTATTATTATAGtcattaattttgttaGCTTTTTCATACTGGTTAATTGAATTAAGtccatataaaaaatagaaaaattcGAAAATCgtatagttttttttttgatattctttaaaatatttattgaaCAACTTTGAAAAAGgcaaaaagaaaaaaggaTATTTTTGctgaaatattaaaagtagctgataaaaaatattccatATTAGCATTTCGATTtcacaatttttaaaaatttttacaatttgaGAAATAAATTGAATGGCTGCATACATATTTAGTAAATGCATACAGATAACTTTTCTTTCTATAAAGTTTGTATATGTtgatacaaaaaaataattctcgtttttttcattttcattatttatgtcTTTAAAAGTTGTGTTTTCACACTTTCCATGAGGTTTAGAAAAATTGTTTGCTTCATCTTTTGAgatttctttttttgttgGTATATCTAATAagttattatcatttactgtattattcataatattattgttttttttaagtgaagaaataatattctCCATTCCAGATCCtaataattcatttattttgtaataaattttatatactcGTATGTTACCAGTCATGattaaatgtaaaatagCTCTGATCATTTCTATAGTAAAATTGTTCGCATTTTTATGTTCAATAAAATTTAGCAATTTCGActgaaatataaaattaggCAAATATGCACACATGTCAAAGtaacatttattttctatatacattttatttctaaatAGATctagaatatttttatttcgacTAATCGATCTAATTAATATAGTTATAACTGTATCTGATATAGGAAGATATGgagataatttttttaattcatatattaaaaataataaatcaatTAAATCTTGtgtatattctttttttgtttttcttaattttaaaaaatgattttctacttttttttctccgtcatatatatctatatcataaaaatcATATGCATggtacattttttttctttttttcatataattgtTTGTATAACTAGTGCCTGTTGGGATGCCGTTAATATTATTGGccaattttttgaaatattgggaaaaaaaatattcgtTACTACttttagaaatattattaatgttAGTTGTGGAATTTGTTTGATATTCTATTATTCCGTTaaacttattattttgattacCAAATAAACATcgatttttaaatttaatatttcctATACATTCCAAcaccatttttatatcttctTCCTCTTCCTtttgtataattaaatCAGGATCGTaagtaattttttgttgattttctttattttgattatattgcacatttttttttttgcctGAACAATTCGGGTCATTTTTGCAAGAATCACataatttatgaatatttttattgcatgtacataattttttatgatttgtAATTTGTGAAATTTTTTgcacaatattttttttataatccCAGTGTTCATTATTTGTGCAATATTTTGTGTAATCAATACCCGTCTTCACATTATTGTATTcatcctttttttttgttatataatttttagaACTTTGAAATTGACTATTTATTGTTTGTAAAGAGAAATTTGATTGTGATGCATTACCAATGGTATTTATCTGAACATTTTCTTGATTTGGATTGGAATAAAATTTGCCAAAATTATTAGTCTTTGTATTATTTccaatatattcataattatcAGCTCCCATATTATTAGAAATGTATCTATGGCTAGTTATATTATCCTGTTCAGAATGCGTTGTATTTTGTGTTAgattataattattgtGAAGATTTAAAGATAAAACGAAATTTGAACACTTTTTTATAAGAAGAAATAGTATAATTTTGGGGgttctattatttttatttctcaAAAGTGATAAAGCTATAAAAAAGGCatgcataatttttttttgattcaAATCTTTAGGAAAATTTTGattaaaatattctaaaaatatattttgaataacTTTTTgagtataaatatatttattgtgAACAAAACATAAGGAATATATGCATCTAATTTTAACTATATAATGTAAATACTCTGAAGTGATAGATTTATATAAAGCTTTAATAATTTCTATATTAATTGGCATATTAGAgattgatatattttttttgtaatatgttttatagttttttttttcttttgttttgtAACTAGATGAGGAATAATTACAATTTTCTAAACCATTTACATCTTCATTTAAATCATCAATGGTAGATGTAGTGAAATTTAAATCATGGCTATCTGAATCTACATTTGAGCTACTACTTTGGCTATAATATCTATCAACTTTTAGTAAatcattttgtatattattatatatgctattatttgtaaattCATGTTTATTACTAATGTGGGACATTCTTATCATGTTCAAATCCATTTGAGCAGCTTGTTGGTGTGgattcataaaattatttagcATATGTTTATTAGCAGTATTTGTGGTGATTTTTCtgtttttatcattatctaTTGTGTATGATTCATTAAGCATAGAGAAAGATTGATCTGATTTTTCCAAAATGTTAGaagtaatattattaaaaggaaaaattGCGGGATCAGCGGAATTGTTATTATTCtgtgaattatttttttttttttgtttgtttttaattttggttgcagaaaattttaaaaaatcagCATCTACATCTGTGTGATTATCTTTTTGTGTGTTATGAGCAAGGATGCTATCTGGATCTAAGTGATCAATATTTTGATCAGAACCGATAGATGCAATATTATTAGCAAGGCCACCATAATGTAGTGAATTATTATTGATATTAGTAGAAGGTTTTTCTGGTCCCAAAAAGtagttatttttactttcattaaaattagatgtaatatttttatttagaaaaaaaaatggaataaaaGCTAATGAAAAGGAAGATTCTAATTGTgctaaaatattattatcatttaataattgTTGAATCCACATACTTACACTTTGTGTTCTTCGAATTCTGcctataatataaaaatcgTTATCTACTCTTATCCATAAAAGtggtattttatttttactacAAATTTTAGAAACAAGCTTTCTATTATCTAAACATAATAAAGATTTATCCCTTTTCATGATTTTATGTTTACAATAATcaatcatatatttatcactattattaattcttccaatatatttaacagTTTTATTAAAGTTACTATCAATTGTATCATCATAaaaactttttatatttctatgTATTGCAAtttgattattattaatatttttattatcacaatttcctaaaatattattattttttgtattatttttatatccaAATAATGattcatatttaaaagCCACTTTTTTTCGTCCCTTTTCTGGCCTCGCATCAACACTAAATCGAAATGgtattatattgtttaagatatttttttttataactcGTATTCCATCATCTTCAATAACTtctaattttaaaaaacagaaaaagaatttattttcatcaacAGATTGAGGTATATTATTAGAGACATATGAGTTTATATAAGACtcagaatattttttatcgttttctaatatatttttaatattttgtattttttctttttttcttcgttgtttttttctttcttttttttcttttatttttttcattttttttttttcagaatattttctaatattATGATCATACATATCAGtgattttattatgtttttcaAAA of Plasmodium berghei ANKA genome assembly, chromosome: 6 contains these proteins:
- a CDS encoding protein kinase, putative, which encodes MYIHKKENMNLHMNNNFSGLNNHIYNTHFNKNQNYFQNNRYNCDIYNTFCNDEVNDFNEPIAHGYDQYMHKNKTYSNINKKTCALISMGQKGSKSEKKELYNINNDAYNNIYSNLTYNNANEFKRKNFNLNNIKILDEEEDNYNSNINNVTNGKHTDGLSNNNPYHYNQQNNTNNFRSYKNDNTKDTSYNYTKFNREYETNINGAKYKNSDKYGMNYNDNNYMNDRRANSSNLNVRAFPLSNQDLGSGDNQNNFQFIYNTYKNNDANFYYDNKLKNYNYNIISGANADNVNSMLDENLNVNKEPINSNYNCLNSNRPYSDYIRNNEKQSEKNFNSFNNDNCPFDKVGANNDDKHKYLYDNQNNSKVMNPYNNENYSEQRSSFYSKNQNGMTNKNHLLYPNILSFRNKENDENEIKMEKKINLLKNIIIQSPTKKYNSSLNDDIHDSYSKDNIYANMISEYTSNTGILDKKTKYINKENSNFEGNHNTNLCDDLNSFEKLNETPNVFNKNNFRNDNYFHYKENIELNDKYNFSNTEDRDLKNSKEDDQKYHRDNPKGKRSHSFVDYYNNLKHMNMQDVPFDTSSNLCGNKYSNLTQYSKNGYENKPYNYLSDSISDTTRLVEGTYPKDNISSLYNGTNKNDDFIDKLNYNDGNTYNEFNNLFKNSELRNTEFSRVGTKINLQNNIYENKYDSKYNDVKENFKFNTNPSEMHNKPFDNYDLYKPNNHQNYINNNFRNKIYNKNDMTTFPINIPVNPRSMPGKIISNLEKNSSITLNNNPHYSNLMVNNRNYGTNETTLSLNSYEQKNNLNSNIITNFEDSNIVKKENYNNKIKNNDLFYTNLRKKYGLLDNHNYKATNNNYDCNIASTASSISSIPHNKDDKLGSIFIKKKNDTQNFMSNNPSLGTENNMYNFSTHNQQNENTINTTNMNHQYSDIITRNRQYNQPQSLPGAIYNTFSNKINKIDQSMFHRNDHNLFNHKSSSINADPTSFQRTNYYDDNDKNNIFSEKKNTNIFNNIIKKFTNDTDNNKNGIYDTGSIKTLPSCLDSRLDSNLQEENIFSKNFTSDDPLNLGINNINLFHNVNKKNIHTKGNNTYNLNLNKQLPPLPFKNFTKNNPLNNELYGNNNEQTLINDNMNTRFGQRNILGMNKSEEMNTNLSTFNNISNKPLFNNYNFENTKTNINTDDSIKNKIKTNIETNNIFDNNYIFTKDDQNKDFIHDKEIGQNDSDNVLNKSYIMNKDKYNINQQKNNYLYKKYETKDNNFISSYKYNTNYDYHKDILKTDTNFDQTSYINYNQKLGNNFLNSNIKNEYNNNNNNNRLFNANNNLMDKANNQYSLGKEKKNYLSYSKYENNNSIANKPWNYNKNKDTPLGNNISLLLEKLSDYSEKNDNQYTNINNYDKNISNNNNNYFDENHDSNSLQVNTINYNDNINIDTNNIVIENNHLCFFGLSTLYRCKLKDQNSSFIVNVVDSIYLNSQNGNDTVANNILFHKRLRHINILPYKGKAADKNKLYLFFENIRGNILKSYTAPIEENIIASYAYQLIDLLEYMHTNFVIFHGLFSNIILLQKNTKEELVQILNEKNKNINKYFDIYKHGIIKVFNFDFSNIDANENDYEFDFFCLATLIYEMCTKYNTYYSNKIEGMYEQIHNTNFFFPHFVSFELKNFCYELCSKRRHCFSDLKKHPWFQKHFNF